In Lysinibacillus sp. FSL M8-0337, the following proteins share a genomic window:
- a CDS encoding NCS1 family transporter codes for MEHDGNYLKSPDLLPVTHQQRNIGTFGFAVIWIGMAIVLAAFAIGGSAIMSLPLPMVILATLIGSCLIGVFMTLIGDIGIEHGLSFPVYMRAPFGTFGTHIPSLVRGVTAACWFGINTYFGAMAINGILNLLFDFNNWFLCFLVFAALQLFNTSLGIKSIERFADLAAPIIILISCWMYITLADAATTQGKDVWTWVETPTTGMAAFTAFMIVIMANMGFWATLAADMPSLSRFFKAPKNERNWFKRNKTQLVGSLIVMPITNTFIVTIGAVCYMAVASADPINALQQSASGFILGILLLMIVLAQWSTNTSANVIPAATIFSNIGGPKVPFWVGVVIAGVIGILAQPWSLFDVLVNALLIIGGILTAIVGILYADYYLIRKRRINVKDLYELNGQFKYMNGFNLAGLIAWVIGGVIANIFSAYSSLVGFIVGALVYYVLAKYWWFKKYPQAELEDPSDAKYLGITAGHNLDELFGQDLVPQPAVGSDDAKTVDQTEPLLEVKGAD; via the coding sequence ATGGAACATGACGGGAATTATTTGAAATCCCCTGATTTACTTCCAGTGACACATCAACAAAGAAATATTGGAACATTCGGTTTTGCAGTCATTTGGATAGGAATGGCTATTGTATTAGCTGCATTTGCAATTGGTGGTTCTGCAATTATGAGTTTACCTTTGCCGATGGTTATTTTAGCTACATTGATTGGTTCTTGTTTAATCGGTGTATTTATGACATTGATTGGTGATATCGGGATTGAGCATGGCTTATCCTTCCCTGTATATATGCGTGCTCCATTCGGGACTTTTGGAACTCATATTCCATCGTTAGTGCGGGGCGTGACAGCAGCCTGTTGGTTTGGTATAAACACCTATTTCGGGGCTATGGCTATCAATGGTATTCTCAATTTACTGTTTGATTTTAATAACTGGTTTCTATGTTTTCTAGTCTTTGCTGCCTTACAATTATTTAATACTTCCTTAGGTATTAAATCAATTGAGCGATTTGCAGATTTAGCAGCTCCGATTATTATTTTAATTTCCTGCTGGATGTATATAACATTAGCAGATGCGGCAACAACACAAGGCAAAGATGTGTGGACTTGGGTTGAGACGCCAACTACGGGTATGGCGGCATTTACAGCATTTATGATTGTTATCATGGCAAATATGGGATTCTGGGCTACGTTAGCCGCTGATATGCCCTCATTGTCTCGCTTCTTTAAAGCACCTAAAAATGAGCGCAATTGGTTTAAACGGAACAAAACTCAGTTAGTCGGTTCTTTAATTGTAATGCCCATCACGAATACATTTATCGTTACAATAGGCGCCGTTTGTTATATGGCTGTAGCATCGGCAGATCCAATCAATGCATTACAGCAAAGTGCAAGTGGCTTTATCCTGGGAATTTTGTTATTAATGATTGTCTTAGCGCAATGGTCAACGAATACGTCTGCTAATGTGATTCCAGCAGCTACTATTTTCTCTAATATTGGCGGTCCAAAAGTACCGTTTTGGGTTGGCGTTGTAATTGCGGGTGTAATAGGAATTCTTGCACAACCATGGAGCTTATTTGATGTTTTAGTCAACGCACTCTTAATTATAGGTGGTATTTTAACAGCCATTGTTGGTATTTTATACGCAGATTATTATTTAATTCGAAAAAGACGCATCAATGTCAAAGACTTGTATGAGCTAAACGGTCAATTCAAATATATGAATGGCTTTAATTTAGCTGGCTTAATCGCTTGGGTTATCGGCGGTGTCATTGCAAATATTTTCTCTGCTTATTCGTCACTAGTTGGTTTTATTGTTGGAGCGCTTGTTTACTATGTGTTAGCGAAGTACTGGTGGTTTAAAAAGTATCCTCAAGCTGAATTAGAAGATCCAAGTGATGCGAAGTATTTAGGGATTACAGCTGGTCATAACTTGGATGAACTATTTGGGCAAGATTTGGTGCCACAGCCCGCAGTTGGCTCAGATGACGCTAAGACAGTAGATCAAACGGAACCACTTTTAGAAGTAAAAGGTGCTGATTAG
- a CDS encoding amino acid permease, translating to MRNLLFRRKNIADLLKKEGTIQLKQSLGAFDLILLGVGAIVGTGIFILPGTVSATHAGPGIVFSFIIAAIVCALAGMCYSEFSSSVPVTGSAYTYGYIVFGEIVAWLVGWALLLEYGLAVAAVATGWSSYLSALLAGFNISLPTAISGSFNPSAGTYINLPAIVIIFATAFFLMLGIKESTRLNSIMVFLKVGVILLFIGVGVFYVEPTNWQPFLPFGVSGVLSGAALVFFAYLGFDAVSSAAEEVKNPQRNMPIGIIGSLLICTVLYVVVSLVLTGMVPYTDLNVSDPVSYVMQLVHQDWIAGIISLGAVVGMMTVILVMSYGGTRLLYALGRDGLLPKSMAELSPKFKTPVKNTWVFAILVAFCAGFVPLSKLTELVNMGTLVAFTIVSIGVIYLRKNVNIPSGGFKVPFFPVLPILSFLMCLFLISQLSIHTWIACGLWFVFGLIVYFVYGRKHSTMN from the coding sequence GTGAGAAATTTATTATTTAGAAGAAAAAATATAGCGGATTTATTAAAAAAAGAAGGAACCATTCAGCTTAAACAATCGCTAGGGGCTTTTGACCTGATATTGCTTGGTGTGGGCGCAATTGTTGGCACAGGGATATTTATCTTGCCTGGAACGGTGTCTGCTACCCATGCAGGTCCTGGAATTGTTTTTTCATTTATCATAGCAGCCATCGTCTGTGCGTTAGCGGGTATGTGTTATTCTGAGTTTTCATCAAGTGTACCTGTCACAGGGAGTGCCTATACGTATGGTTATATTGTATTTGGTGAAATCGTTGCTTGGCTAGTTGGCTGGGCACTGTTATTAGAGTATGGATTAGCTGTTGCAGCCGTTGCAACTGGATGGTCATCGTATTTAAGTGCGCTACTTGCTGGCTTTAATATTTCGCTACCAACAGCAATCTCAGGGTCATTTAACCCTTCCGCTGGTACGTATATCAATTTACCAGCCATCGTTATTATTTTTGCCACAGCCTTTTTCTTAATGCTTGGCATAAAAGAATCCACTCGATTAAATTCCATTATGGTCTTTTTGAAGGTGGGCGTCATTTTACTATTTATTGGCGTTGGTGTATTTTACGTTGAACCAACAAATTGGCAACCGTTTCTTCCGTTTGGCGTAAGTGGTGTATTAAGTGGCGCTGCTCTTGTATTTTTCGCTTATCTTGGGTTTGATGCTGTTTCATCAGCAGCTGAAGAAGTAAAAAATCCTCAACGTAATATGCCAATTGGTATTATTGGCTCCTTATTAATATGTACAGTTCTTTATGTTGTCGTTTCACTTGTATTAACAGGTATGGTGCCTTACACAGATCTTAACGTTAGTGATCCTGTCAGCTATGTTATGCAACTCGTTCATCAAGACTGGATTGCGGGTATTATTTCCCTTGGTGCCGTTGTAGGTATGATGACGGTTATCCTTGTTATGTCCTATGGGGGGACACGCTTGCTATATGCGTTAGGTCGTGATGGTTTACTACCAAAAAGTATGGCTGAACTGAGTCCTAAGTTTAAAACCCCTGTCAAGAACACTTGGGTATTCGCTATACTTGTAGCCTTCTGCGCCGGCTTTGTCCCGTTATCGAAGCTTACTGAACTTGTCAATATGGGTACGTTAGTAGCTTTCACAATCGTTTCGATAGGCGTCATTTATTTACGTAAAAACGTAAATATTCCATCAGGTGGTTTTAAAGTACCGTTCTTCCCTGTACTACCGATTCTGTCATTCTTGATGTGCTTATTTTTAATTTCCCAGCTATCTATTCATACATGGATTGCTTGTGGACTTTGGTTTGTATTCGGTTTAATTGTGTACTTTGTATATGGACGAAAGCATAGCACGATGAATTAA
- a CDS encoding amino acid permease has translation MAKKELKRGLEARHIQMIALGGTIGVGLFMGSASAIQWTGPSVLLAYAISGIFIFFIMRAMGEMLYVEPSTGSFATFGYKYIHPLAGYLTAWSNWFQWVIVGMSEIIAVGTYMQYWYPDLPAWIPGLIAMVILGVANFISVKSFGEFEFWFAMIKIVTIVLMIVAGIGLIFFGFGNDGMPIGLSNLWSHGGFFTGGWTGFFFALSLVVAAYQGVELIGITAGEAKNPQKTITNAIQSIIWRILIFYIGAIFVIVTVYPWDELGTIGSPFVATFAKVGITAAAGIINFVVITAAMSGCNSGIYSAGRMLYTLAMNGQAPKFFAKVSNNGVPILGTAGVLVGLVIGVILSYIAPENLFVYVYSASVLPGMIPWFIILISQIRFRKVKAAQMENHPFKTPLAPLTNYATIAFLVMVLIGMWFNEDTRVSLIVGIAFLILVTFSYYVFGIGKERPADKRTK, from the coding sequence GTGGCAAAAAAAGAATTAAAGAGAGGGTTGGAAGCGCGACATATTCAAATGATCGCTCTAGGTGGTACGATTGGTGTAGGCCTATTTATGGGATCAGCTAGCGCTATCCAGTGGACTGGACCATCCGTGCTCCTTGCATATGCTATCTCGGGCATTTTTATATTTTTCATCATGCGAGCTATGGGTGAGATGCTCTATGTAGAGCCAAGTACTGGATCTTTTGCAACATTCGGTTATAAATATATTCATCCATTGGCGGGTTATTTAACTGCCTGGAGTAACTGGTTTCAGTGGGTTATCGTCGGGATGTCTGAAATTATAGCAGTCGGAACATATATGCAATATTGGTATCCTGATTTACCTGCATGGATTCCTGGGTTAATTGCTATGGTTATACTAGGTGTAGCAAACTTTATTTCTGTTAAATCATTCGGCGAATTTGAATTTTGGTTTGCGATGATTAAGATCGTTACAATTGTGCTTATGATTGTGGCAGGTATTGGTCTTATTTTCTTTGGGTTTGGAAATGACGGTATGCCAATCGGTTTATCCAATCTGTGGTCACATGGTGGCTTCTTCACAGGTGGTTGGACAGGTTTCTTCTTTGCATTATCTTTAGTCGTGGCGGCTTACCAAGGGGTAGAGCTTATCGGAATTACGGCTGGAGAAGCAAAAAATCCGCAAAAAACAATTACCAATGCTATCCAAAGTATTATTTGGCGCATTTTAATTTTCTATATCGGTGCGATTTTTGTTATTGTAACGGTTTACCCTTGGGATGAGTTAGGAACGATTGGTAGTCCGTTTGTTGCTACTTTTGCTAAGGTAGGGATTACGGCAGCGGCTGGTATTATTAACTTTGTTGTAATTACAGCAGCTATGAGTGGTTGTAATAGTGGCATTTACAGTGCGGGACGTATGCTTTATACACTGGCTATGAATGGTCAGGCACCTAAGTTTTTTGCAAAGGTTTCAAATAACGGTGTTCCGATTTTAGGTACTGCTGGCGTATTAGTTGGGTTAGTCATTGGTGTTATTTTAAGTTATATTGCACCAGAAAACCTATTCGTCTATGTTTATAGTGCAAGTGTACTTCCTGGGATGATTCCTTGGTTTATTATTTTAATTAGTCAAATTCGGTTTAGAAAAGTAAAAGCAGCGCAAATGGAAAATCACCCATTTAAAACGCCTTTAGCTCCTTTGACAAACTATGCAACCATCGCGTTTTTAGTTATGGTGCTTATCGGTATGTGGTTTAATGAGGATACGCGTGTTTCGTTAATTGTAGGGATCGCTTTCCTTATACTTGTAACATTTAGTTATTATGTGTTTGGTATTGGAAAAGAAAGACCTGCTGACAAGCGTACAAAATAA
- a CDS encoding spore germination protein → MEEREQQVIDQIKDKVQEIDDVVIKEMVTDAGDATIIYFSSLIEKMTLQSMVFIPLANHVNQIFQVSDAVELDDVDLILQKLDAGQTLLFFHKTAQLRVIDTYSAPTRSITNTETESTVIGPQDAFTESLETNISLVKRRIQNPMLKNETRTVGTETNIKISILYIDNIVNKENLDTLRERINQIQYPFFTDISELKQLIEDNPLSPFPQHYMSVRPDSVSQYLIDGRIVIFMDNSQAAIVCPTSFFEMFVSVEDYYNRWTTASLLRMLRFFGFFLTIMITPMYISALTFHPEVLPYELLLNLQESRSKVPFPPLIEVLFIELIIEVLREAGSRMPAKVGQTIGIVGGIVIGTAAVEAGLLSNILIVLVATSALLSFLPPIFLLSNTSRFIRYIFILSAGLFGLYGLMLAFAWLFAHLLRLNSLGTPYMSPVVPRNASDLFDSIIRFPTKYLKAKKGISRAQKK, encoded by the coding sequence ATGGAAGAAAGAGAACAGCAAGTAATTGACCAGATAAAGGACAAGGTTCAAGAAATTGATGATGTCGTTATAAAAGAGATGGTTACTGATGCAGGGGATGCGACAATTATCTATTTCTCTTCTCTTATCGAGAAAATGACATTACAATCGATGGTTTTCATACCGTTAGCGAACCATGTTAATCAAATTTTTCAAGTATCTGATGCAGTAGAATTAGACGATGTGGATTTGATTTTGCAAAAATTAGATGCAGGCCAAACCTTATTGTTTTTCCATAAAACAGCTCAACTACGTGTCATTGACACCTATAGTGCCCCTACACGTTCGATAACAAATACGGAAACAGAGTCAACAGTTATTGGACCACAAGATGCTTTTACCGAATCATTAGAGACCAATATTTCATTAGTAAAAAGACGGATTCAAAATCCAATGTTAAAAAATGAAACACGCACTGTAGGAACGGAAACCAATATTAAAATTTCAATTTTATATATAGACAATATCGTAAATAAAGAAAATTTAGACACGCTACGAGAGCGAATCAATCAAATACAATATCCTTTTTTTACAGATATATCAGAGCTCAAGCAACTGATTGAAGATAATCCGTTATCTCCTTTTCCACAGCATTATATGAGCGTACGACCAGATAGTGTTAGTCAGTATCTGATTGATGGAAGAATCGTGATTTTTATGGACAATAGTCAGGCAGCGATTGTTTGTCCTACATCATTTTTTGAAATGTTTGTTTCGGTCGAAGATTATTATAACCGTTGGACCACAGCATCATTACTCAGAATGCTTCGCTTTTTTGGTTTTTTCCTAACCATCATGATTACGCCGATGTATATATCTGCTTTAACATTTCATCCTGAAGTGTTACCATATGAGCTTTTGTTAAATCTTCAGGAATCGAGAAGTAAAGTTCCATTTCCACCGCTAATAGAAGTTTTGTTTATTGAATTAATTATTGAAGTGCTGCGCGAAGCGGGTTCGCGAATGCCTGCTAAAGTTGGTCAAACGATTGGTATCGTAGGAGGTATCGTTATCGGTACAGCTGCTGTTGAAGCGGGATTGCTTAGTAATATTCTAATTGTATTGGTTGCGACATCTGCCTTACTGTCATTTCTACCACCAATTTTTTTATTGAGTAATACAAGTAGATTTATTCGTTATATTTTTATTTTATCTGCAGGTCTATTTGGGTTATACGGATTAATGCTAGCATTTGCATGGCTATTTGCTCATTTACTGCGATTAAATTCATTAGGAACACCCTATATGTCACCCGTTGTTCCTCGTAATGCCAGTGATTTATTCGATAGTATTATTCGATTTCCAACAAAATATTTAAAAGCCAAGAAAGGTATTTCTAGAGCACAAAAAAAATAA
- the hydA gene encoding dihydropyrimidinase, whose amino-acid sequence MKKIIQGGRVATASDVYEADILIENGIIVQIGKNLSVAGAEIIDATGKYVMPGGIDPHTHLDMPFNNTVTDDDWKSGTIAAAFGGTTTILDFCLTAGEEKLSTAVEKWHEKAKGKSAIDYGFHLMIGDLTPQTEAELPVLLEQEGITSVKVFMAYAKEFQATDRTLFKAFKIAKDVGAIVMVHCENGSVIDELVEEARRAGHKEPIYHALTRPAQLEGEATKRAIELAHIAGATLYVVHVTCKEAVDEIIAAREKGYDVYGETCPPYLTLDQSALAQPGFEGAKYVWSPPLRPKYHQEHLWHALKAKQLQTIGSDQCSFSFNGKKQLGLNDFSKIPNGGPFIEDRFSILYSEGVAKGKITVNEFVDMIATNAAKVFGLFPQKGTIAIGSDADIVIFDPNVKREISAKTHHMNVDYNPYEGWEVTGEPVTVLVRGDYVIKEKEFVGVLGSGRYIKRQLKTAAETIKI is encoded by the coding sequence ATGAAAAAAATCATTCAAGGTGGACGAGTCGCAACTGCTTCAGATGTCTACGAAGCAGATATTCTTATTGAGAACGGAATCATTGTACAGATAGGTAAAAATTTATCTGTTGCAGGTGCGGAAATCATTGATGCGACTGGTAAATACGTAATGCCAGGAGGAATTGATCCACATACCCATTTAGATATGCCTTTTAATAATACAGTAACAGACGATGATTGGAAATCAGGCACGATAGCGGCTGCGTTTGGCGGCACCACAACGATTTTAGACTTTTGTTTAACAGCAGGTGAAGAGAAACTTTCTACGGCTGTTGAAAAATGGCATGAAAAAGCAAAAGGGAAATCTGCGATTGATTATGGATTCCATTTAATGATTGGAGATTTAACACCACAGACAGAAGCGGAATTACCCGTGTTACTAGAGCAAGAGGGAATTACCTCTGTAAAGGTTTTTATGGCCTATGCAAAAGAATTCCAAGCGACAGATCGCACGCTTTTTAAAGCGTTTAAGATTGCAAAAGATGTTGGGGCGATTGTTATGGTGCACTGTGAAAATGGTTCGGTTATCGATGAGCTTGTCGAAGAGGCAAGACGTGCGGGACATAAAGAACCAATTTATCATGCACTTACACGTCCAGCACAATTAGAAGGGGAAGCCACAAAACGCGCGATTGAACTAGCGCATATAGCAGGTGCTACGCTGTATGTAGTACATGTAACTTGTAAAGAAGCGGTAGACGAAATTATCGCAGCGCGTGAAAAAGGATATGACGTCTATGGCGAAACATGTCCACCTTATTTAACATTAGACCAGTCTGCTTTAGCACAACCAGGCTTTGAAGGGGCGAAATATGTATGGTCACCACCACTTCGTCCGAAATACCATCAGGAACATCTATGGCATGCCTTAAAAGCGAAGCAATTACAAACAATTGGTTCCGATCAATGCTCGTTTAGTTTTAACGGCAAAAAGCAATTAGGCTTAAATGATTTTTCTAAAATTCCGAATGGTGGACCGTTTATTGAAGATCGCTTTAGTATTTTATATTCAGAAGGGGTTGCCAAAGGGAAAATAACAGTCAATGAATTTGTGGATATGATTGCTACAAATGCTGCAAAAGTTTTTGGTCTGTTTCCACAAAAAGGGACAATTGCTATTGGTTCTGACGCAGATATCGTGATTTTCGATCCTAATGTAAAACGCGAAATTTCAGCAAAAACCCATCATATGAATGTGGACTACAATCCATATGAAGGTTGGGAAGTGACGGGTGAACCGGTTACTGTGCTTGTCCGTGGTGACTATGTTATTAAAGAGAAAGAATTTGTTGGTGTACTAGGCAGTGGTCGCTATATCAAACGCCAATTGAAAACGGCTGCGGAAACGATAAAAATCTAA
- the preA gene encoding NAD-dependent dihydropyrimidine dehydrogenase subunit PreA produces MADLRIDLAGIKSPNPFWLASAPPTNSGYQVQRAFEAGWGGAVWKTLGEPILNVSSRFAAVSYNGQRVAGFNNIELITDRPLEVNLKEIYETKKRFPHHAIIASLMVEPKQEKWHEIVKRVEDVGVDGLELNFGCPHGMAERGMGSASGQVPELVEKQTYWVKEVARTPVIVKLTPNITDITVTAEAATRGGADAISMINTINSLAGVDLDTWYTVPHVAGKGAHGGYCGPAVKPIALNMVAECARNPHIQVPISGIGGISNWQDAAEFILMGATGVQVCTAAMHHGFSIVEDMIDGLNNYLDDKGISSVKELVGRSVPRYSDWGNLDLNYKIVAEINNDVCINCNKCHIACEDTSHQCIDLYTENGQPMLKVREEDCVGCNLCSIVCPVDGAISMVEKQSAIAPMTWNERQMLMNSLSK; encoded by the coding sequence ATGGCAGATTTACGAATTGATTTAGCGGGAATCAAATCACCCAATCCATTTTGGCTTGCATCGGCACCACCTACGAACTCAGGCTATCAAGTGCAGCGTGCATTTGAAGCAGGGTGGGGTGGTGCAGTGTGGAAAACATTGGGGGAACCGATTTTAAATGTTTCTTCACGATTTGCAGCGGTTAGTTATAACGGACAACGTGTGGCTGGTTTTAATAATATTGAATTAATAACCGATCGCCCGTTGGAGGTAAATTTAAAAGAGATTTATGAAACGAAAAAAAGGTTTCCTCATCACGCCATTATTGCTTCCCTTATGGTAGAACCTAAGCAAGAAAAGTGGCATGAAATTGTGAAACGCGTAGAAGATGTGGGGGTAGATGGTCTTGAGCTTAACTTTGGTTGTCCACATGGCATGGCAGAACGAGGAATGGGCTCCGCCTCTGGTCAAGTACCTGAATTGGTGGAAAAGCAAACGTACTGGGTGAAGGAAGTGGCACGTACGCCGGTTATTGTGAAGCTAACACCTAATATTACAGATATAACCGTAACGGCTGAAGCAGCAACAAGGGGTGGCGCAGATGCCATTAGTATGATTAATACCATTAATAGCTTAGCGGGTGTTGATTTAGATACTTGGTATACAGTCCCTCATGTTGCGGGTAAGGGTGCGCATGGTGGCTATTGTGGTCCAGCTGTTAAACCGATTGCCCTTAATATGGTAGCAGAGTGTGCTCGTAATCCTCACATTCAGGTTCCAATATCGGGTATAGGTGGTATTTCCAATTGGCAAGATGCAGCCGAGTTTATATTAATGGGTGCAACGGGTGTGCAAGTTTGTACAGCAGCCATGCATCACGGATTTAGTATTGTTGAAGATATGATTGATGGACTAAATAATTATTTAGATGATAAGGGAATTTCATCGGTAAAGGAATTAGTTGGTCGCTCGGTGCCTCGTTATTCAGACTGGGGCAATCTAGATTTAAACTATAAAATCGTTGCAGAAATTAATAATGATGTATGTATTAACTGTAATAAGTGCCATATTGCATGCGAAGATACATCTCATCAATGTATCGATTTATATACGGAAAACGGGCAGCCCATGCTAAAAGTTCGCGAAGAAGATTGCGTTGGTTGTAATTTATGTTCGATTGTGTGTCCGGTTGATGGAGCAATATCCATGGTCGAAAAACAATCCGCCATTGCACCAATGACTTGGAATGAGCGTCAAATGTTAATGAATAGTCTATCTAAATAA
- a CDS encoding GerAB/ArcD/ProY family transporter yields the protein MSTGKSKKKLLNAYHVVFLAQSVMIGTGILSLPQQLSSLGYSQALMPLLFGVIASVTLYPMIWIMSKYPNDNLFRINEILLGKWLGKCINLFFVIQFLVFIAGIISNYMHLIQSTALQEQTITGPVFCFLLLLIYIVSGGIKSIARFCIMTFFLTIGILYFTHWAFEKGDMSHFLPLFNFFSVNDFYEALKRGYLSVLGYELVMFYYPYIVDQKKAFRHSLLGIWISILLCFITTAISVMYYSEWQLEYVEFSVLNLFKAGEFSFIERIDIFGITLWVFLILSTVAVYLWCAKKGVETLISKKSNVYLYILVAIIFFVVKMPSSREFQDKLFTSANYVGYMLILWPVLLMMVYVLRKKKQVQV from the coding sequence TTGAGTACAGGTAAGAGTAAGAAAAAGCTATTAAATGCATATCATGTTGTTTTTTTAGCACAAAGCGTCATGATTGGTACTGGTATTCTCTCCCTGCCTCAGCAACTTAGTTCTTTAGGATATAGCCAAGCATTGATGCCATTGCTTTTTGGTGTGATTGCGAGTGTTACACTTTACCCAATGATTTGGATTATGTCAAAATATCCAAATGACAACCTATTTCGTATCAATGAAATCCTACTAGGTAAATGGTTAGGGAAATGTATCAATCTTTTTTTCGTTATTCAATTTCTCGTTTTTATTGCAGGCATTATTAGTAATTATATGCATCTAATTCAAAGTACGGCTCTTCAAGAGCAAACCATTACGGGACCTGTTTTTTGTTTTTTATTATTGCTTATTTATATTGTCAGTGGAGGCATTAAATCAATTGCCCGTTTTTGTATCATGACCTTTTTTCTGACGATAGGCATTCTATATTTTACACATTGGGCATTTGAAAAGGGCGATATGAGTCACTTTTTACCTCTATTTAATTTTTTTAGTGTGAATGATTTTTATGAGGCATTAAAAAGAGGGTATTTATCGGTTCTAGGTTATGAATTAGTCATGTTTTATTATCCCTACATTGTCGATCAAAAAAAAGCATTTCGGCATTCATTATTGGGCATTTGGATTAGTATCTTACTTTGTTTTATTACGACAGCGATTAGTGTCATGTATTATTCCGAATGGCAGCTAGAGTATGTGGAGTTTTCCGTACTAAACTTATTTAAAGCTGGGGAGTTTTCGTTTATTGAGAGAATTGATATTTTCGGCATTACATTATGGGTATTTTTAATTTTATCGACCGTGGCTGTCTATTTATGGTGTGCAAAAAAAGGGGTAGAGACTTTAATATCTAAAAAAAGTAATGTTTATTTGTATATCTTAGTCGCGATTATTTTCTTTGTTGTAAAAATGCCATCTTCAAGAGAATTTCAAGATAAATTATTTACAAGTGCCAATTATGTTGGCTATATGTTAATTCTTTGGCCAGTATTATTAATGATGGTTTATGTACTTCGAAAAAAGAAGCAGGTGCAAGTATGA
- a CDS encoding NAD(P)-dependent oxidoreductase — protein MVPMQEHAMTKLLQRNFVELTSRMTKNEAMEEANRCLYCYDAPCIKACPTSIQIPNFIKKIASGNMKGSATTILEANPIGASCARVCPTEELCEGACVLNSSTKPIKIGELQRYATDWAMETGAQLFKKGESNGLKVAIIGAGPAGLSAARELSRFGYSVTIYEAESKAGGLGSYGIVSFRLPNEVADWEVEQIVKLGVNIQTNTTVGIDISAEDILAQYDSVILAVGMGAVPHLGIKGEDLLGVHDAIEFVKQTKVGALPTDLVGKRVAVIGAGNTAIDGATCAVRLGADNVKILYRRTQKEMTAYKFEFEFAKQDGVEFQWLTAPKKIIGNDAGEVIGIECVHMKLTEAGADGRQRPEEIAGSNFILRVDAVIKAIGQTRFVSLIEAFGLQHTNGVVDIDEMTMQTSNEKVFACGDVVFGNGQGEAMVVTAVQQGKDAAYKIHERLRKPSEIA, from the coding sequence ATGGTTCCGATGCAAGAGCATGCAATGACCAAGCTACTTCAACGTAATTTTGTTGAGTTAACAAGTCGAATGACCAAAAATGAAGCAATGGAAGAAGCAAATCGTTGCCTTTATTGTTATGATGCACCCTGTATTAAAGCTTGTCCAACAAGCATTCAAATCCCGAATTTCATAAAAAAAATTGCATCAGGGAATATGAAGGGTTCTGCCACTACTATATTAGAAGCAAACCCAATTGGTGCAAGTTGTGCAAGAGTTTGTCCAACAGAAGAGCTCTGTGAAGGAGCCTGTGTGTTAAATTCCTCAACAAAGCCAATAAAAATCGGAGAACTACAGCGTTATGCGACAGATTGGGCGATGGAGACAGGTGCACAGCTATTTAAGAAAGGCGAAAGTAATGGACTGAAAGTAGCCATTATTGGAGCGGGTCCAGCTGGTCTTTCGGCGGCGCGTGAGCTTAGTCGGTTTGGCTATAGTGTCACAATCTATGAGGCTGAATCAAAGGCAGGTGGTTTAGGAAGCTATGGTATCGTGTCGTTCCGCTTACCAAATGAGGTAGCTGATTGGGAAGTTGAGCAAATTGTCAAACTAGGTGTGAACATTCAAACAAACACGACAGTAGGTATCGACATCTCTGCTGAGGATATATTAGCACAATATGACAGTGTTATTTTAGCAGTCGGTATGGGGGCTGTGCCACATCTCGGCATCAAAGGAGAAGATCTGTTAGGCGTACATGATGCCATTGAATTTGTAAAACAAACAAAAGTGGGAGCGCTTCCAACTGATTTAGTAGGGAAACGTGTAGCTGTTATTGGCGCTGGGAATACCGCAATTGATGGTGCTACTTGTGCCGTACGGTTAGGTGCGGATAATGTGAAAATACTTTATAGAAGAACGCAAAAAGAAATGACCGCATACAAATTTGAATTTGAATTTGCCAAGCAAGATGGCGTGGAGTTTCAATGGTTAACAGCGCCGAAAAAAATCATCGGCAATGATGCAGGTGAAGTGATTGGCATTGAATGCGTTCACATGAAACTCACTGAAGCAGGAGCGGATGGTCGTCAAAGACCAGAAGAGATTGCAGGATCTAATTTTATTTTAAGGGTTGATGCAGTTATTAAAGCAATTGGTCAAACGCGTTTTGTGTCATTGATTGAAGCGTTTGGCTTACAGCATACAAATGGTGTTGTCGATATTGATGAAATGACGATGCAAACATCGAATGAAAAAGTGTTTGCATGTGGGGATGTTGTTTTTGGCAACGGACAAGGAGAGGCAATGGTTGTAACAGCGGTTCAGCAAGGAAAAGATGCCGCTTATAAGATTCATGAACGTTTAAGAAAACCAAGCGAGATTGCATAA